The Pantoea sp. At-9b genome includes a window with the following:
- a CDS encoding transcriptional regulator: protein MQREQILEHALNVLEQRGLAATTSLQQLAGETELAPQQLERFWPDRDALLYDALRYHGQQIDSWRRQIQLNEHLSGADKLLARYEVLAEHVNKGRFPGCLFIAACSFYPQPDQPVHQLAEQQKRASWQFTHDILVNLELDNPPMVADQMELILEGCLSKLLVKRNVQDVAMARRLAEDVLSIALCRKNGALS from the coding sequence TTGCAACGTGAACAGATACTCGAGCATGCGTTGAATGTGCTTGAACAGCGCGGCCTGGCCGCCACCACGTCTTTGCAACAACTGGCCGGTGAAACCGAGCTGGCCCCACAACAGCTGGAACGCTTCTGGCCTGATCGCGATGCGCTGCTGTATGACGCCCTGCGCTATCACGGCCAGCAGATTGATAGTTGGCGACGCCAGATTCAACTCAACGAACATCTCAGTGGCGCAGACAAACTGCTGGCACGCTATGAGGTGCTGGCGGAGCACGTCAATAAAGGCCGCTTCCCTGGCTGCCTGTTTATCGCCGCCTGTAGCTTCTACCCGCAGCCCGATCAACCGGTCCATCAACTGGCTGAACAGCAAAAACGCGCCTCCTGGCAATTTACCCACGATATTCTGGTCAATCTTGAACTGGATAACCCGCCAATGGTGGCGGATCAGATGGAGTTGATTCTGGAAGGTTGTCTGAGCAAGCTGCTGGTGAAACGCAATGTGCAGGATGTCGCCATGGCGCGCCGTCTGGCCGAAGACGTGCTGAGCATCGCGCTGTGCCGTAAAAACGGGGCGCTATCCTGA
- a CDS encoding YlcI/YnfO family protein, with protein sequence MDKMTNSKTRRKHIRFSHALLDQIEESMNSENSQNFSAWVVDACRLKVREIQKNFKR encoded by the coding sequence ATGGACAAAATGACAAATTCCAAAACCCGTCGCAAACACATCCGATTCTCTCATGCGCTGCTCGACCAGATTGAAGAAAGCATGAATAGTGAAAACAGTCAGAACTTCTCGGCCTGGGTCGTCGATGCCTGCCGTCTTAAAGTGCGGGAAATTCAAAAGAATTTTAAAAGATAA
- the cydC gene encoding thiol reductant ABC exporter subunit CydC has translation MNDLRHLLALARPWRLRMALGIALSVVVILSNVTLLALSGWFIASMALAGVGALTLEFFTPAAAIRGLAVLRTFARYLERLVTHDATLRLLSVLRVWFYQRLEPLAPARLQGFRDGDVLARLRTDIDSLDNFYLRILAPAIAGMISSIAILCVLFWFSPGVAVIDGVMLLLAGVIVPLVVASRTRASGHAVTGLRASIQAASTDLIRGLGELQVAGAVARQSRHLSLLSQKLIAAQRQQAWIGASGSALSALAGQLGMFCAFILLVSAGHAGAIAGNDIVMLLFAVLASTEAVAALPTAFAALGVTREAARRIFSMAELTPAVVLPSRSATPASFDLTFAAVTMRYAPEQPVVLDSLSFRVAQGQCLALLGPSGAGKTTILNLIQGFWDCDQGDVLIGDTPVRALSDEVLRQSISVVGQKTYLFNASIRDNLRLVAPDADDGTLWQALSQAALAEEVRAFPQGLDTLVGELGARLSGGQARRISIARAFLSHAPIVLLDEPTEGLDAANTEMVLKALKELVKGKTTLLVTHQIQPLILADSRLVLEG, from the coding sequence ATGAACGACTTACGTCATCTCTTAGCGCTGGCGCGTCCCTGGCGGTTACGCATGGCGCTTGGCATCGCGCTGTCAGTGGTGGTTATCCTGTCAAATGTGACGCTGCTGGCACTGTCAGGCTGGTTCATCGCGTCGATGGCGCTGGCCGGTGTCGGGGCGCTGACGCTGGAGTTCTTTACCCCTGCCGCAGCCATTCGTGGTCTGGCGGTGTTGCGCACCTTTGCGCGCTACCTTGAGCGTCTGGTGACCCACGATGCAACCTTACGGTTGTTGTCCGTGCTGCGGGTCTGGTTTTACCAGCGTCTTGAACCGCTGGCTCCTGCGCGTTTACAGGGGTTTCGCGACGGCGATGTGCTGGCGCGCCTGAGAACGGATATCGATAGCCTCGACAATTTTTACCTGAGAATTCTGGCACCCGCGATTGCCGGGATGATTTCATCGATCGCGATTCTGTGTGTGTTGTTCTGGTTCTCTCCAGGCGTTGCCGTCATTGATGGTGTGATGTTGTTGCTGGCGGGGGTGATTGTGCCGCTGGTGGTGGCGTCGCGCACCCGGGCCAGTGGTCATGCGGTGACGGGATTGCGCGCATCCATTCAGGCGGCATCGACTGACCTGATTCGTGGTCTTGGCGAGTTACAGGTAGCGGGAGCCGTTGCCCGGCAGTCCCGACATCTGTCGCTGCTTTCGCAAAAGCTGATTGCCGCGCAGCGCCAGCAGGCGTGGATCGGGGCATCAGGCAGCGCATTGTCAGCGCTGGCTGGCCAGCTGGGGATGTTTTGTGCCTTTATTCTGTTGGTCAGTGCGGGCCATGCGGGCGCTATTGCCGGCAATGACATCGTCATGTTGTTATTCGCGGTACTCGCCAGCACTGAAGCGGTGGCCGCATTACCAACGGCATTTGCCGCGTTGGGCGTGACACGCGAAGCGGCGCGCCGGATTTTCTCCATGGCAGAGCTGACCCCGGCCGTGGTGTTGCCCAGTCGCAGTGCAACGCCTGCCAGCTTCGATCTGACCTTTGCCGCGGTAACCATGCGCTATGCGCCTGAGCAGCCGGTTGTGCTGGACTCGCTTAGCTTCCGGGTCGCGCAGGGGCAGTGCCTCGCGCTGCTTGGGCCCAGCGGGGCAGGCAAGACCACGATTTTGAACCTGATACAGGGTTTTTGGGATTGTGATCAAGGCGATGTGTTGATCGGTGACACCCCGGTAAGGGCGTTATCGGACGAGGTGTTACGCCAGAGCATCTCGGTAGTCGGACAAAAAACCTATCTGTTTAATGCCTCGATCAGGGACAACCTGCGGTTGGTGGCACCGGATGCGGATGATGGCACTTTATGGCAGGCACTTTCTCAGGCTGCGCTGGCAGAAGAAGTTCGTGCTTTCCCTCAAGGGCTGGATACGCTGGTCGGTGAGCTGGGTGCCCGTCTTTCCGGCGGTCAGGCGCGCAGAATCTCCATCGCGAGAGCATTTCTGTCGCATGCGCCCATCGTCTTATTAGATGAACCGACCGAGGGATTGGATGCCGCAAATACGGAAATGGTGCTGAAGGCGCTAAAAGAATTGGTGAAAGGAAAAACGACGTTGCTGGTGACACACCAGATTCAGCCGTTAATCCTCGCAGACAGTCGCCTGGTGCTGGAAGGTTAA
- a CDS encoding protein-disulfide reductase DsbD produces the protein MVARISRLIGLCLALFISLSVQASIFSPNSNSRFVPVDQAFGFDFSQQGNQLTLSWKVKSGYYLYRQQIHVTPQKAQIAPLALPQGQPHEDEFYGKSEIYPQDLQLPVTLHQASDGASLTVTYQGCAAAGFCYPPETRTVPLNAVAANNAAPPVSAQAEHRSTPLPFSPLWALLIGIGVAFTPCVLPMYPLISSIILGGPRRYSLGRLFALAMVYVQGMALTYTALGVVVAAAGLRFQAALQHPYVLIGLSVLFIILALSMFGLFTLQLPASLQTRLTLWSNRHQGGSLPGVFAMGALAGLICSPCTTAPLSAILLYIAQSGNLLAGAGTLWLYAFGMGLPLIAVTLFGNKLLPKSGPWMHSVKEGFGFVILALPVFLLERVIGDVWGMRLWSLLGVAFFAWAFRLSLGLQGKGRIVQVVMLAAAVVAARPLQDWAFSVDNQVQTVAHLPFQPIANSQQLDTALQQAQGRITMVDLYADWCVACKEFEKYTFSDEQVRNALSQVQLLQANVTANNAQDNALLQHLQVLGLPTILFFDAQGKEIPDSRVTGFLNADEFRTHLHNLPR, from the coding sequence TTAAGCTGGAAAGTCAAATCTGGCTATTATCTTTATCGTCAGCAAATTCACGTTACGCCGCAAAAAGCGCAGATCGCCCCGCTGGCGCTGCCGCAAGGGCAGCCACACGAGGATGAGTTCTACGGCAAAAGTGAAATCTATCCGCAGGATCTGCAGCTACCGGTGACCCTTCATCAGGCCAGCGACGGTGCCTCCCTGACGGTCACCTATCAGGGCTGTGCCGCTGCCGGTTTTTGTTATCCGCCAGAAACCCGCACAGTACCGCTCAACGCCGTGGCTGCCAATAACGCTGCGCCGCCGGTCAGTGCACAAGCAGAACATCGCAGCACCCCGCTGCCGTTCTCGCCGTTATGGGCGCTACTGATTGGCATTGGCGTGGCCTTTACTCCCTGCGTATTGCCGATGTACCCGCTGATCTCCAGCATCATCCTCGGCGGCCCACGGCGTTACTCGCTCGGACGCCTGTTCGCCCTGGCCATGGTCTACGTACAAGGCATGGCGCTGACTTACACCGCGCTCGGTGTGGTGGTCGCCGCCGCCGGTTTGCGCTTCCAGGCGGCGTTGCAGCATCCCTATGTGTTAATTGGCCTCTCAGTGCTGTTCATCATTCTGGCGCTGTCGATGTTTGGCCTGTTCACCCTGCAACTGCCTGCCAGCCTGCAAACGCGTCTGACGCTCTGGAGCAACCGTCATCAGGGTGGCTCGCTGCCGGGCGTGTTTGCGATGGGTGCGCTGGCGGGTTTGATCTGTTCCCCCTGCACCACCGCGCCACTCAGCGCTATCCTGCTGTATATCGCCCAGAGCGGTAATCTGCTGGCCGGGGCCGGTACTTTGTGGCTGTACGCGTTTGGTATGGGTTTACCGCTGATTGCCGTGACGCTGTTCGGTAATAAACTGCTGCCCAAAAGTGGCCCGTGGATGCATAGCGTCAAAGAGGGTTTTGGTTTTGTGATCCTCGCGTTGCCGGTTTTCCTGTTGGAACGCGTGATTGGCGATGTGTGGGGAATGCGCCTGTGGAGCCTGCTCGGCGTCGCCTTCTTTGCCTGGGCGTTCCGTCTGAGTTTAGGGCTACAGGGCAAAGGGCGCATCGTCCAGGTGGTGATGCTGGCCGCAGCGGTGGTGGCAGCACGACCATTGCAGGACTGGGCGTTCAGCGTAGATAACCAGGTACAAACTGTGGCGCATCTGCCCTTCCAGCCGATTGCCAATAGCCAGCAGCTTGATACCGCGCTGCAACAGGCACAGGGACGCATCACCATGGTCGATCTCTATGCCGACTGGTGTGTGGCATGCAAAGAGTTTGAGAAATACACCTTTAGCGATGAACAGGTACGCAACGCCCTGAGTCAGGTACAGCTGTTGCAGGCGAACGTCACCGCCAATAATGCGCAGGATAACGCGCTGTTGCAGCATTTACAGGTACTGGGGCTGCCAACCATTCTGTTCTTCGATGCACAAGGCAAAGAGATCCCTGACTCACGCGTGACCGGTTTCCTCAACGCCGACGAATTCCGCACACATTTGCACAATCTGCCGCGTTAA